A region of Salmo salar chromosome ssa17, Ssal_v3.1, whole genome shotgun sequence DNA encodes the following proteins:
- the LOC106575466 gene encoding LOW QUALITY PROTEIN: TRAF2 and NCK-interacting protein kinase (The sequence of the model RefSeq protein was modified relative to this genomic sequence to represent the inferred CDS: deleted 2 bases in 1 codon): MATDSPARSLDEIDLSALRDPAGIFELVELVGNGTYGQVYKGRHVKTGQLAAIKVMDVTGDEEEEIKGEINMLKKYSHHRNIATYYGAFVKKNPPGIDDQLWLVMEFCGAGSITDLIKNTKGNSLKEEWTAYICREILRGLTHLHQHKVIHRDIKGQNVLLTENAEVKLVDFGVSAQLDRTVGKRNTFIGTPYWMAPEVIACDENPEATYDFKSDLWSLGITAIEMAEGAPPLCDMHPMRALFLIPRNPAPRLKSKKWSKKFQSFIESCLVKSHGQRPSTEQLLKHPFIRELPNERQIRIQLKDHIDRTKKKRGERDETEYEYSGSEEEEEERDVGEPSSIINIPGESTLRRDFLRLQLANKERSEALRRQQLEQQQNEEHKRLLLAERQKRIEEQKEQRRRLDEQQRRERELRKQQEREQRRRYEEMEQLRRDEERRHTEREQEYIRRQLEEEQRQLEILQQQLLQEQALLLEYKRKQIEEQRQAERLQRQLQQERAYLVSLQQQQQNQDGRPGEKKPLYHYKDSASPTDKPAWAKEVEERSKLNRQSSPALQHKAVSSRVSEASLPPRSESFSTAGMQLARTPPTHRPVEPQMAHLIPVKTMTGSQSLQESTGRGGGDGEERGGGGGMPPRQNSDPTSDSNPAPPPRTTSREDDELPPKVPQRTTSISPALMRKNSSNGQGLIRASNPDLRASELCLDTAPQRSSHSSSSSSPSSQRGPPVQETSPPAEANQEVRIRPEEGRDSSRPSRPASYKKAIDEDLSALAKELRELRVEEGSRPPVKVTDYSSSSEERSESSDEDGETGQDGTVAVMPQQGEAYGGLTEEPLAGSFNTTQDSTLIMTEAEERRRAAGHGESNGFHSNHHGSGNQGNLPDLVQQSSSPSPSTLDALKEQFGSKASFSPFGDPRSYQTSPTEDEEESSAGLFTSELLHQEQEQARLAEARKISVVNVNPTNIRPHSDTPEIRKYKKRFNSEILCAALWGVNLLVGTENGLMLLDRSGQGKVYNLITRRRFLQMDVLEGLNVLVTISGKKNKLRVYYLSWLRNRILHNDPEVEKKQGWVTVGELEGCVHYKVVKYERIKFLVIAQKNAVEIYAWAPKPYHKFMAFKSFTDLQHRPQLVDLTVEEGQRLKVIYGSSLGFHVIDVDSGNPYDIYVPSHIQTQVTPHAIVILPKTDGMEMLLCYEDEGVYVNTYGRITKDVVLQWGEMPTSVAYIHSSQIMGWGEKAIEIRSVETGHLDGVFMHKRAQRLKFLCERNDKVFFASVRSGGSSQVFFMTLNRSSMMNW; encoded by the exons TTGGTGATGGAGTTCTGTGGGGCGGGCTCAATAACAGATCTGATTAAGAACACCAAGGGGAACTCACTGAAGGAGGAGTGGACTGCCTACATCTGCAGAGAGATCCTCAGG ggtctgACCCATCTCCACCAGCACAAGGTCATCCACAGAGACATCAAGGGTCAGAACGTCCTGCTGACGGAGAACGCAGAGGTCAAActgg TGGACTTTGGTGTGAGTGCCCAGCTGGACCGGACGGTGGGGAAGAGGAACACCTTCATCGGGACTCCCTATTGGATGGCTCCCGAGGTCATCGCCTGCGACGAGAACCCTGAGGCCACCTACGACTTTAAG agtgACCTGTGGTCTCTGGGTATAACAGCTATAGAAATGGCAGAAGGAGCCCCTC CGCTGTGTGACATGCACCCAATGAGAGCTCTCTTCCTCATCCCACGAAACCCCGCCCCCAGACTCAAGTCCAAGAAGTG GTCTAAGAAGTTCCAGTCCTTCATTGAGAGTTGCTTGGTGAAGAGTCATGGTCAGAGACCCAGCACAGAGCAGCTGTTGAAGCACCCCTTCATCAGAGAGCTGCCCAACGAACGCCAGATCCGCATCCAGCTGAAGGACCACATCGACAGAACCAAGAAGAAAcgtggagagaggg ATGAGACAGAATATGAGTACAGCGGgagtgaagaggaggaagaggagcgaGACGTGGGGGagccaag CTCCATCATTAACATCCCCGGTGAGTCGACGTTAAGGCGGGACTTCCTGCGTCTGCAGCTGGCCAATAAGGAACGCTCTGAGGCTCTGAGGCGGCAGCAGTTGGAACAACAGCAGAACGAGGAACACAAGCGCCTCCTACTGGCCGAACGACAGAAACGCATAGAGGAGCAGaaagaacagaggaggagactggatgAG CAACAGCGTAGGGAGCGTGAGTTGAGGAAgcagcaggagagagaacagagaagacgCTATGAAGAGATGGAACAACTacggagagatgaggagaggaggcacACGGAGAGAGAACAG GAGTATATCCGTAGACAGCTggaggaggaacagagacagTTAGAGATTCTACAGCAACAACTTCTacaggagcaggccctactgctg GAGTATAAGCGTAAGCAGATTGAGGAACAACGTCAAGCCGAGAGACTACAGAGACAGTTGCAACAGGAG AGAGCCTACCTGGTGtctctgcaacaacaacaacaaaaccaagATGGCCGACCAGGCGAGAAGAAACCTCTGTATCACTATAAAGACTCAGCTAGTCCTACTGACAAACCTGCATGGGCtaaagag GTGGAGGAGCGCTCCAAGCTGAACAGACAGAGTTCTCCGGCGCTGCAGCATAAGGCCGTCTCCAGCCGGGTCTCTGAGGCCTCCCTGCCTCCTCGCTCCGAGTCCTTCAGCACTGCAGGGATGCAGCTGGCCCGCACCCCACCAACACACCGCCCAGTTGAACCacag aTGGCCCACCTGATTCCAGTGAAGACCATGACAGGCTCTCAGTCTCTGCAGGAGAGCACAGGAAGA GGCgggggggatggggaggagaggggaggagggggcggAATGCCCCCCCGTCAGAACTCTGACCCCACCTCTGACTCTAACCCCGCCCCTCCACCTCGTACCACTAGCCGAGAGGACGATGAGCTTCCTCCTAAGGTCCCTCAGAGAACCACCTCCATCTCCCCAGCCCTGATGAGGAAAAACTCCTCCAACGGACAGGGACTCATAcgagccag TAACCCAGACCTGAGAGCATCAGAGTTGTGTCTCGATACTGCTCCACAGAGgtcctctcactcctcctcctcatcctcacctTCATCACAGAGAG GTCCACCAGTCCAGGAGACCTCCCCCCCAGCAGAAGCCAATCAGGAGGTCAGGATCAGACCGGAGGAGGGGCGAGACTCAAGCAGACCCAGCAGACCTGCC AGCTATAAGAAAGCCATAGATGAG gacCTAAGTGCGCTGGCTAAGGAGCTGAGAGagttgagggtagaggagggcAGTAGACCTCCAGTGAAG GTGACAGACTACTCATCCTCGAGTGAGGAGCGATCAGAGAGCAGCGACGAGGACGGAGAGACGGGGCAAGATGGGACTGTGGCTgttat gccaCAGCAGGGTGAAGCATATGGAGGTTTGACTGAAGAACCTCTGGCAGGCTCcttcaacacaacacaggacagcacTCTGATCATGACAGAG gcagaggagaggaggagggcagcaGGCCATGGTGAGAGTAACGGGTTCCACAGCAACCATCACGGCAGCGGTAACCAAGGCAATCTCCCTGACCTGGTCCAGCAGAGCTCTTCCCCTTCACCCTCAACCCTGGATGCACTGAAAGag CAATTTGGATCTAAAGCCTCCTTCTCCCCATTCGGTGACCCACGGTCCTATCAGACCTCCCCTACTGAAGATGAGGAAGAGAGCTCAGCTG GTCTGTTCACCAGTGAGTTGCTGCATCAGGAGCAGGAGCAGGCCAGACTAGCCGAGGCCAGAAAGATCAGCGTGGTCAACGTGAACCCAACCAACATACGACCTCACAGTGACACCCCTGAGATACGCAAATACAAGAAGCGCTTCAACTCTGAGATACTGTGTGCTGCTCTCTGGG gtgtGAACCTGCTGGTGGGGACAGAGAATGGTTTGATGTTGCTTGACCGTAGCGGTCAGGGGAAGGTCTATAACCTGATAACCAGGAGACGCTTCCTACAGATGGATGTCCTGGAGGGACTTAATGTCCTGGTTACTATATCAG gGAAGAAGAATAAGTTGCGTGTGTACTACCTGTCCTGGCTGAGGAACAGGATACTCCACAATGACCCAGAGGTGGAGAAGAAGCAGGGCTGGGTCACTGTAGGAGAGCTCGAGGGCTGTGTACACTACAAAGTCG TAAAGTACGAGAGGATCAAGTTCTTGGTGATCGCTCAGAAGAACGCAGTGGAGATCTATGCCTGGGCCCCCAAACCCTACCACAAGTTCATGGCCTTCAAG TCGTTCACTGACCTGCAGCACCGCCCCCAGCTGGTTGACCTGACGGTGGAGGAGGGGCAGAGGTTAAAGGTCATCTACGGCTCCAGCCTGGGCTTCCATGTCATCGACGTCGACTCTGGCAACCCTTACGACATCTACGTCCCCTCACAC ATTCAGACCCAGGTGACTCCCCATGCCATCGTGATTCTTCCTAAGACAGACGGGATGGAGatgttgttgtgttatgaagATGAGGGAGTGTACGTCAATACCTACGGACGCATCACTAAAGACGTCGTGCTGCAGTGGGGAGAGATGCCTACTTctgttg CCTATATCCACTCTAGCCAGATCATGGGCTGGGGGGAAAAGGCCATAGAGATCAGGTCTGTGGAGACAGGACACCTGGACGGGGTCTTCATGCACAAGAGAGCCCAGAGACTCAAGTTCCTGTGTGAGAGGAATGACAAG gtgttcTTTGCGTCGGTGAGGTCTGGAGGCAGCAGTCAGGTCTTCTTCATGACCCTCAACCGTAGCTCCATGATGAACTGGTGA